In Aureibaculum algae, the following are encoded in one genomic region:
- a CDS encoding glycoside hydrolase family 13 protein: MSLGASAQIERVEPLNWWVGFENNDLQLLVKGNNISNAIPSVSHDGVHLMSIQKGTSPNYLFLNLNIHAETKPGAFDIVFEQENKETIRYSYTLNARKKEADAYEGFNSSDAIYLITPDRFANGNVINDQVTGLKDQTLNRAQDYYRHGGDIRGMINHLDYIKDMGFTTIWPTPLLTNDMSESSYHGYAITDFYQVDPRFGTLDAYKELAQKIKENGMKLVMDQVANHCGIEHWWMKDLPFNDWINQQESFLNKNEILKSNHRRTANQDMYASKLDKQQLNDGWFVDSMPDLNQKNPFMATYIIQNSIWWIETLELGGIRQDTYPYPDKEFMSDWAGAIMKEYPNFSIVGEEWSMNPLLVGYWQTGAKNKDGYESNLRSTMDFPMQNNIVAALNENEEWDKGLVKLYEGLANDFHYATPEDIMIFADNHDMSRIHTQLNEDYVKTKMALASVLLLPRVPQIYYGTEVLLSDAEKPGDHGLIRTDFPGGWLNDTVNAFTGEGLTDEQKDVQNFLKKVLNYRKGSKAIHNGKTIHFAPENGIYVLFRMDGDETVVMILNKNENPIELDLKRFIEMGLDDKTLKNIISEDSITWKGPLKINDRGVILLTTKL, encoded by the coding sequence ATGAGTTTAGGTGCAAGTGCCCAAATAGAACGCGTAGAACCGCTCAATTGGTGGGTAGGTTTTGAGAATAACGATTTACAGTTATTGGTAAAAGGTAATAATATCAGCAATGCTATTCCGAGTGTTTCTCATGATGGTGTTCACCTCATGAGTATTCAAAAAGGAACGAGTCCAAATTATTTATTTCTAAATCTTAACATTCATGCAGAAACAAAACCGGGAGCGTTTGATATCGTTTTTGAGCAAGAAAATAAGGAAACAATTCGGTATTCCTATACGTTAAACGCTCGTAAAAAGGAGGCTGATGCTTATGAAGGTTTTAATAGTTCGGATGCTATTTACTTAATAACCCCAGATCGTTTTGCAAATGGAAACGTTATTAACGATCAAGTAACGGGTCTAAAAGATCAAACCTTAAATAGAGCACAAGATTATTACAGACATGGTGGTGACATAAGAGGGATGATTAATCATTTAGATTATATTAAAGACATGGGGTTTACTACAATTTGGCCAACACCATTGTTGACCAATGATATGTCAGAATCTTCGTATCATGGGTACGCAATCACTGATTTTTATCAAGTAGATCCGCGTTTTGGAACATTGGATGCCTATAAAGAACTTGCCCAGAAAATCAAAGAAAATGGAATGAAATTGGTAATGGATCAAGTGGCTAACCATTGCGGTATCGAACATTGGTGGATGAAAGATTTGCCTTTTAATGATTGGATTAACCAGCAAGAAAGTTTCTTGAATAAAAATGAAATTTTAAAATCAAATCATAGACGTACAGCTAATCAAGATATGTATGCCTCAAAATTAGATAAACAACAGTTAAATGATGGTTGGTTTGTAGATAGCATGCCTGATTTAAATCAGAAAAATCCTTTTATGGCCACTTATATTATTCAAAACAGTATTTGGTGGATAGAAACGTTGGAATTGGGAGGAATTCGTCAAGATACCTATCCTTATCCAGATAAGGAATTTATGTCTGATTGGGCAGGGGCAATTATGAAAGAATATCCAAATTTTAGTATCGTAGGTGAGGAGTGGAGTATGAATCCGCTATTGGTAGGATATTGGCAAACTGGAGCTAAAAATAAGGACGGCTATGAGTCCAATTTAAGGTCTACCATGGATTTTCCAATGCAAAATAATATTGTAGCTGCTTTAAATGAAAATGAAGAATGGGATAAAGGGTTGGTGAAATTATATGAAGGCTTAGCGAATGATTTTCATTATGCAACACCGGAAGATATCATGATTTTTGCAGACAATCATGATATGAGTAGAATTCATACACAGCTGAATGAAGATTATGTAAAAACAAAAATGGCCTTAGCATCGGTATTGTTATTACCTAGAGTACCTCAAATATATTATGGTACGGAAGTGTTACTGAGTGATGCTGAAAAACCAGGTGACCATGGCCTAATAAGAACTGATTTTCCTGGAGGTTGGCTAAATGATACGGTAAATGCATTTACTGGAGAAGGCTTAACAGATGAGCAAAAAGATGTACAGAATTTTCTTAAAAAAGTATTGAATTATCGCAAAGGAAGTAAAGCCATTCATAATGGTAAAACCATTCATTTTGCACCAGAAAATGGAATCTATGTATTGTTTCGAATGGACGGCGATGAAACTGTTGTAATGATTTTGAATAAAAATGAGAATCCGATTGAGTTAGATTTAAAACGTTTTATAGAAATGGGTTTAGATGATAAAACTTTAAAAAATATAATCTCAGAAGATTCAATTACTTGGAAAGGCCCATTAAAAATTAATGATAGAGGAGTGATATTATTAACAACAAAACTGTAA